A region from the Enterobacter roggenkampii genome encodes:
- a CDS encoding SmdA family multidrug ABC transporter permease/ATP-binding protein, whose amino-acid sequence MRLFAQLSWYFRREWQRYLGAVALLIIIAILQLIPPKVVGYVVDGVTEQHYTTARVLMWVGTLVLTAVIVYLLRYVWRVLLFGASYQLAVELREDFYRQLSRQHPEFYLRHRTGDLIARATNDVDRVVFAAGEGVLTLVDSLVMGCAVLIVMSTQISWQLTLLALLPMPLMALAINRYGEQLHERFKLAQAAFSSLNDRTQESMTSIRMIKAFGLEDRQSALFAADAADTGAKNMRVARIDARFDPTIYIAIGMANMLAIGGGSWMVVQGTLTLGQLTSFAMYLGLMIWPMLALAWMFNIVERGSAAYSRIRAMLAEAPVVNDGSEALPEGRGAMKVDVRTFIYPQTEHPVLENVSFTLQPGQMLGICGPTGSGKSTVLSLLQRHFDVTEGDIRFHDIPLTRLLLDEWRGRLAVVSQTPFLFSDTVANNIALGCPAATQEEIEHVARLASVHDDILRLPQGYDTEVGERGVMLSGGQKQRISIARALLLNAEILILDDALSAVDGRTEHQILHNLRQWGDGRTIIISAHRLSALTEASEILVLQHGHIAQRGQHETLSEQPGWYRDMYRYQQLEAALDDAPEQDEEAANA is encoded by the coding sequence GTGCGATTATTTGCCCAATTAAGCTGGTACTTTCGTCGGGAGTGGCAACGCTACCTCGGTGCAGTCGCCCTGCTTATTATTATTGCTATCCTGCAGCTGATCCCGCCGAAAGTGGTGGGCTACGTCGTGGATGGCGTCACCGAACAGCATTACACCACCGCACGGGTGTTGATGTGGGTTGGCACGCTGGTACTGACGGCGGTCATTGTTTATCTGCTGCGCTACGTCTGGCGCGTGCTTCTGTTTGGTGCGTCCTATCAGCTGGCCGTTGAGCTGCGTGAAGATTTTTATCGCCAGCTGAGTCGACAGCATCCCGAATTTTATCTGCGCCATCGCACCGGGGATCTTATCGCGCGCGCGACTAACGACGTCGATCGCGTGGTCTTTGCCGCCGGGGAAGGGGTGCTGACGCTGGTGGACTCGCTGGTAATGGGCTGCGCGGTGCTGATCGTCATGTCAACGCAGATCAGCTGGCAGCTGACCCTGCTGGCGCTGCTGCCGATGCCGCTCATGGCGCTGGCGATCAATCGCTACGGCGAACAGCTGCACGAGCGCTTCAAGCTGGCGCAGGCGGCGTTTTCGTCGCTGAACGATCGCACCCAGGAGAGCATGACCAGCATCCGCATGATCAAAGCGTTTGGTCTGGAAGACCGGCAGTCCGCGCTGTTTGCCGCTGATGCGGCCGACACGGGGGCGAAAAACATGCGCGTCGCGCGTATTGACGCTCGATTTGATCCAACGATTTATATCGCAATCGGCATGGCAAATATGCTGGCGATTGGCGGCGGGAGCTGGATGGTGGTGCAGGGCACGCTCACCCTGGGCCAGTTGACCAGCTTTGCCATGTATCTGGGGCTGATGATCTGGCCGATGCTGGCGCTGGCCTGGATGTTTAACATCGTGGAGCGCGGCAGCGCCGCCTACAGCCGTATTCGCGCCATGCTGGCCGAAGCGCCGGTGGTCAATGACGGCAGCGAAGCGTTGCCGGAAGGACGCGGCGCCATGAAAGTCGACGTCCGCACGTTTATCTATCCGCAAACGGAACATCCGGTACTGGAGAACGTCAGTTTTACCCTTCAGCCGGGCCAGATGCTCGGCATCTGCGGCCCGACGGGCTCCGGTAAAAGTACCGTACTCTCGCTGCTCCAGCGTCACTTTGACGTCACCGAGGGCGATATTCGTTTCCATGATATTCCGCTGACCAGGCTGCTGCTGGATGAGTGGCGTGGTCGCCTGGCGGTCGTCAGCCAGACGCCGTTTCTTTTTTCTGACACCGTGGCGAACAACATCGCGCTTGGGTGCCCTGCGGCAACGCAGGAAGAGATCGAGCATGTGGCGCGTTTAGCCAGCGTGCATGATGACATTTTGCGCCTGCCGCAGGGGTACGACACCGAAGTCGGGGAACGCGGCGTCATGCTGTCCGGCGGGCAAAAACAGCGTATCTCCATTGCCCGCGCGCTGCTGCTCAATGCCGAGATCCTGATTCTGGACGATGCGCTCTCCGCCGTGGACGGCCGTACCGAGCATCAGATCCTGCATAACCTGCGCCAGTGGGGCGACGGACGCACGATAATTATCAGTGCCCACCGTTTGTCAGCGCTTACCGAAGCCAGCGAAATTCTGGTTTTGCAGCACGGCCATATTGCCCAGCGCGGGCAGCATGAAACGCTTAGCGAGCAGCCGGGCTGGTATCGCGATATGTACCGCTATCAGCAGCTTGAGGCGGCGCTGGACGATGCGCCGGAGCAGGATGAGGAGGCCGCCAATGCGTAA
- the cof gene encoding HMP-PP phosphatase → MARLAAFDMDGTLLMPDHRLGEKTLNTLKRLHERNVTLTFATGRHVLEMRHLLGAFALDAFLITGNGTRIHSVEGDVLYRQDLNPEVADIVLHSTWDTHASIHVFNDRGWFTGSDIPELLHAHVYSGFKYQLIDLRRIPAHAVTKICFCGDHDDLCRLRIQLNEALGDRAHLTFSAVDCLEVLPVGCNKGSALAVLSDHLGLTLQECMAFGDAMNDREMLGSVGRGLIMGNAMAQLKAELPHLPVIGHCRNEAVSHFLTHWLDNNNLPYSPE, encoded by the coding sequence ATGGCTCGGCTCGCTGCATTTGATATGGACGGTACGCTGTTAATGCCGGATCACCGTTTAGGGGAGAAAACCCTGAACACGCTGAAGCGCCTGCACGAGCGTAATGTCACCCTGACGTTTGCCACCGGGCGTCATGTTCTGGAAATGCGCCATTTGCTGGGCGCGTTTGCCCTCGATGCCTTTCTGATCACCGGTAACGGGACGCGAATTCACTCTGTAGAAGGCGATGTGCTGTACCGACAGGATCTCAACCCGGAAGTGGCGGATATCGTGCTGCACAGTACCTGGGACACGCACGCCAGCATCCACGTCTTTAACGATCGGGGCTGGTTTACCGGAAGCGACATCCCGGAATTATTGCACGCGCATGTGTATAGCGGTTTTAAATACCAGCTTATCGATCTGCGTCGGATCCCCGCCCATGCGGTGACCAAGATCTGCTTCTGCGGCGATCACGACGATCTCTGTCGCTTACGGATCCAACTGAATGAGGCGCTGGGCGACCGGGCGCACCTGACCTTCTCGGCGGTGGATTGCCTGGAAGTGCTGCCGGTGGGCTGCAACAAAGGTTCCGCTCTGGCGGTGCTGAGCGACCACCTGGGCTTAACGCTGCAGGAGTGTATGGCGTTCGGTGACGCCATGAACGACCGCGAAATGCTGGGTAGCGTAGGTCGCGGTCTGATCATGGGGAATGCGATGGCGCAGCTGAAAGCAGAACTTCCCCATCTGCCGGTTATCGGTCACTGCCGTAATGAAGCAGTGTCCCATTTTTTGACGCATTGGCTGGACAATAACAACCTCCCATATTCCCCCGAATAG
- a CDS encoding PLP-dependent cysteine synthase family protein — MNSTWVKHAISEINADYQRSADTHLIRLSLPGFDGIQLYLKDESTHPTGSLKHRLARSLFLYGLCNGWIKEGTTIIESSSGSTAVSEAYFARLLGLPFIAVMPSCTAKRKIEQIEFYGGRCHFVESACEIYAASEMLARELNGHYMDQFTFAERATDWRGNNNIADSIFRQMTHEPHPVPSYIVMSAGTGGTSATIGRYIRCQGYDTQLMVVDPQNSVFLDYWQNRDAGLRSPVGSKIEGIGRPRVEPSFIPDVVDEMMRVPDAASVATAHWLETQLGRKVGASTGTNMWGALQLAARMREAGRTGSIVTLLCDSGERYLETYYNAEWVQANIGDIAPWKAQIAQLLK, encoded by the coding sequence ATGAATAGCACCTGGGTTAAACATGCGATCAGCGAAATCAATGCCGACTATCAGCGCTCGGCGGATACGCACCTGATTCGCCTTTCCCTGCCGGGATTTGACGGCATTCAGCTCTATCTGAAAGATGAAAGCACCCATCCTACCGGCAGCCTGAAGCATCGCCTGGCGCGCTCGCTGTTTTTATACGGTTTATGTAACGGCTGGATTAAAGAAGGCACCACCATCATTGAATCCTCTTCCGGTTCAACGGCGGTGTCCGAAGCCTATTTCGCCCGCCTGCTGGGTCTGCCGTTTATTGCGGTGATGCCCTCCTGCACCGCAAAACGCAAAATCGAACAGATCGAATTTTACGGCGGTCGCTGCCACTTTGTGGAAAGCGCCTGCGAAATCTACGCCGCCTCTGAAATGCTGGCTCGTGAGCTGAACGGCCACTATATGGACCAGTTCACCTTCGCCGAGCGCGCGACGGACTGGCGCGGGAATAACAACATTGCCGACAGTATCTTCCGCCAGATGACCCACGAACCGCATCCGGTTCCGTCCTACATTGTGATGAGCGCCGGTACCGGCGGTACGTCAGCCACGATCGGACGCTATATCCGCTGTCAGGGTTACGATACCCAGCTGATGGTAGTTGACCCGCAGAACTCCGTGTTCCTCGACTACTGGCAAAACCGCGATGCCGGTCTGCGCAGCCCGGTGGGGAGTAAGATTGAAGGGATTGGCCGTCCGCGCGTTGAGCCCTCTTTCATCCCCGACGTTGTGGACGAGATGATGCGCGTGCCGGATGCCGCCAGCGTGGCAACGGCGCACTGGCTGGAAACGCAGCTGGGCCGCAAAGTGGGCGCCTCGACGGGCACCAATATGTGGGGCGCGCTGCAGCTTGCCGCACGTATGCGCGAAGCGGGACGCACCGGTTCCATCGTCACGCTGCTGTGCGACAGCGGCGAGCGTTATCTCGAGACCTACTACAATGCGGAGTGGGTGCAGGCCAACATCGGTGATATCGCCCCCTGGAAGGCGCAGATTGCTCAACTGCTGAAATAA
- a CDS encoding Lrp/AsnC family transcriptional regulator, which produces MLDKIDRKLLSLLQSDCTLSLQALADAVNLTTTPCWKRLKKLEDDGILLGRVALLDPEKLGLGLTAFVLIKTQHHSSEWYCRFVTQVSEMPEVLGFWRMAGEYDYLMRVQVADMKRYDDFYKRLVNSVPGLSDVTSSFAMEQIKYTTALPIE; this is translated from the coding sequence ATGCTAGATAAAATTGACCGCAAGCTCCTTTCATTGCTGCAAAGTGACTGTACCCTCTCTTTGCAGGCGCTGGCAGATGCCGTTAATCTGACCACCACCCCGTGCTGGAAGCGGCTTAAGAAGCTGGAAGATGACGGTATTCTTCTGGGGCGCGTCGCGCTGTTAGATCCTGAAAAACTGGGGCTTGGGTTGACGGCATTTGTGCTGATAAAAACCCAGCATCACAGCAGCGAGTGGTATTGCCGCTTCGTTACCCAGGTGTCTGAGATGCCCGAAGTGCTCGGTTTCTGGCGTATGGCCGGCGAGTACGATTACCTGATGCGCGTCCAGGTGGCCGACATGAAGCGTTATGATGACTTCTACAAGCGGCTGGTGAACAGCGTGCCGGGGTTATCGGACGTCACCTCAAGCTTCGCTATGGAACAGATTAAATACACCACAGCATTACCCATTGAATAA